A genomic segment from Thermococcus sp. LS1 encodes:
- a CDS encoding class I SAM-dependent methyltransferase family protein, giving the protein MLAVKVPKREAEKTRRKLIELGVLARGYSVKREGEFILFPVTGPVKGFELVEAEFEKTKRRPHSYREVVEVPEKLRPLLPSSFDIIGDVAIIELPEELMPYGEDIGEAILKVHRHIKAVFAKGSKVEGEYRVRELIRLAGERRTETLHRENGIRLRLDVAKVYFSPRLATERMRIFEKTQPGEIVFDMFAGVGPYSILLAKKAKLIFACDINPWAVRYLEENRQLNKTPNVIPILADVRKIAGKIEADRVIMNLPKFADRFLREAMLSVKDGGIVHYYGFGPEENLFSEHEAKINDIASELGFHVEFLDERKVRPYAPRQFNIAIDFRVLK; this is encoded by the coding sequence ATGCTCGCCGTAAAAGTCCCTAAGAGAGAAGCCGAAAAGACGAGACGAAAGCTCATCGAGCTTGGTGTTTTGGCTAGGGGCTACTCCGTGAAGCGGGAGGGCGAGTTCATACTCTTCCCCGTCACCGGGCCAGTTAAAGGCTTTGAACTCGTGGAGGCAGAGTTCGAGAAGACTAAGCGGAGGCCCCACAGCTACCGCGAGGTCGTTGAGGTTCCTGAAAAATTGAGGCCTCTCCTCCCAAGTTCTTTCGACATCATTGGCGATGTCGCGATAATCGAGCTTCCCGAGGAGCTGATGCCCTACGGGGAGGATATTGGCGAGGCAATTCTGAAAGTCCACAGGCACATAAAGGCTGTCTTCGCTAAGGGGAGCAAGGTTGAAGGTGAATACCGCGTTAGGGAGCTGATTCGCCTTGCCGGTGAGAGGAGAACCGAAACGCTCCACCGAGAGAATGGGATACGGCTCAGGTTGGACGTTGCTAAGGTATACTTCTCGCCGAGACTCGCCACCGAGAGGATGAGGATATTCGAGAAAACCCAGCCGGGTGAGATCGTCTTCGACATGTTCGCCGGCGTCGGGCCATACTCGATACTCCTCGCAAAGAAAGCAAAGCTCATCTTTGCTTGTGATATAAACCCTTGGGCGGTTAGGTACCTCGAGGAGAACAGACAACTGAACAAGACGCCGAACGTTATCCCCATACTGGCCGATGTAAGGAAAATCGCTGGAAAAATCGAGGCCGATCGCGTGATAATGAATCTCCCCAAGTTCGCCGACCGCTTTTTGAGGGAGGCAATGCTGAGCGTTAAGGACGGCGGAATTGTCCACTACTACGGCTTTGGGCCCGAGGAGAACCTCTTTTCTGAGCACGAGGCGAAGATAAATGACATAGCGAGTGAACTCGGCTTCCACGTTGAGTTTTTGGATGAGAGAAAGGTTCGCCCCTACGCGCCGAGGCAGTTCAACATCGCGATTGACTTTAGAGTTCTGAAGTGA
- a CDS encoding phosphoadenosine phosphosulfate reductase family protein: MTKFVKVASVSGGKDSVAMLIVMKEQGIRPDYVVFLNTGIEFPQQVHYVHQKLAPWVKENFSLDITEIHPKEPFALQVKKRGVPFAPAGRWCCRTIKKEPFYLWLREKGIRYLDLYLGYAADEEERFRNAKRQVKSYARKFGVKIVHLYAPLLDADITEEDALKLTRKHGLYNELYDHFKRTGCYLCPYQSLDDWRALFWNFPKLFNAAKTLEEMSIREHGKTFRRDYTLAELEMRFRLEKRQAKIEEYVMI; this comes from the coding sequence GTGACTAAGTTCGTAAAGGTTGCGAGCGTCTCGGGAGGAAAGGACAGCGTGGCAATGCTCATAGTGATGAAGGAGCAGGGGATAAGGCCGGATTACGTAGTTTTCCTCAACACGGGCATCGAGTTCCCTCAGCAAGTTCATTACGTCCACCAAAAACTCGCTCCTTGGGTCAAGGAGAACTTCAGCCTTGACATCACAGAAATTCACCCAAAGGAGCCGTTTGCTCTCCAAGTGAAAAAGCGTGGCGTCCCCTTCGCTCCAGCCGGGCGTTGGTGTTGCAGAACAATCAAAAAAGAGCCCTTCTACCTCTGGCTTCGGGAAAAGGGCATTAGATACCTTGACCTCTACCTCGGCTATGCGGCTGACGAGGAGGAGCGGTTTAGGAACGCAAAGCGGCAAGTTAAATCCTACGCCCGCAAGTTCGGGGTGAAGATTGTCCACTTATACGCTCCGCTCCTTGATGCGGACATTACTGAAGAAGATGCTCTCAAGCTCACGAGGAAGCATGGCCTTTACAACGAGCTCTATGACCACTTCAAGCGGACAGGTTGTTACCTCTGCCCATATCAGAGCCTCGACGACTGGAGGGCCCTGTTCTGGAACTTCCCTAAGCTCTTCAATGCGGCGAAGACGTTGGAGGAAATGAGCATCAGGGAGCATGGAAAGACGTTCAGGCGGGATTATACGCTCGCAGAGCTTGAAATGCGTTTTAGGCTTGAGAAACGGCAGGCAAAGATAGAAGAGTATGTGATGATATAA